Proteins encoded in a region of the Panicum hallii strain FIL2 chromosome 3, PHallii_v3.1, whole genome shotgun sequence genome:
- the LOC112886589 gene encoding B-box zinc finger protein 22-like, with protein MKVLCSACEAAEASVLCCADDAALCARCDREVHAANRLAGKHQRLPLLAPGGQSAAAVSPPKCDICQECDAYFFCLEDRALLCRSCDVAVHTANAFVSAHRRFLLTGVQVGQELEDPAPEQPEPPSPPPAKSDPAPPLYGEGDFSWAAGVTGSLADWSGVNEQFGSPAPRHAEAGSRATPKRSPRAPAFGAGHGQGRVAGGVMDWPLGEFFRGVSDFNCGFSFGESGTSKADSGKLGGSAGGSPYYRSSSEDRDANELFGQVPEIQWSVPELPSPPTASGLHWQHGGGPDSTAFVPDICSPDSFPTAAAAGAKPQRNR; from the exons ATGAAGGTGCTGTGCAGCGCCtgcgaggcggcggaggcgagcgtCCTCTGCTGCGCCGACGACGCCGCCCTCTGCGCGCGCTGTGACCGCGAGGTCCACGCCGCCAACCGGTTGGCCGGCAAGCACCAGCGCCTGCCCCTCCTCGCCCCCGGCGGCCAAAGCGCTGCCGCCGTGTCGCCGCCCAAGTGCGACATATGCCAG GAATGCGACGCCTACTTCTTCTGCCTCGAGGACCGCGCGCTGCTCTGCCGGAGCTGCGACGTCGCAGTGCACACCGCCAACGCCTTCGTCTCGGCGCACCGCCGCTTCCTCCTCACCGGCGTCCAGGTcggccaggagctggaggaccccGCCCCGGAGCAGCCGGAGCCGCCGTCTCCCCCGCCGGCGAAGAGCGACCCGGCCCCGCCGCTCTACGGCGAGGGCGACTTCAGCTGGGCGGCCGGCGTCACGGGGAGCCTCGCGGACTGGTCGGGCGTGAACGAGCAGTTCGGCTCCCCTGCTCCGCGCCACGCCGAGGCGGGGAGCCGGGCCACGCCGAAGCGGAGCCCACGGGCGCCAGCTTTCGGTGCCGGCCACGGCCAGGGCCGCGTCGCCGGCGGGGTCATGGACTGGCCACTGGGCGAGTTCTTCCGCGGCGTCAGCGACTTCAACTGCGGCTTCAGCTTCGGCGAGAGCGGAACCTCCAAG GCCGACAGCGGGAAGCTCGGCGGCAGCGCGGGGGGCTCCCCGTACTACCGCTCGTCGTCGGAGGACCGGGACGCCAACGAGCTGTTCGGACAGGTGCCGGAGATCCAGTGGTCGGTGCCGGAGctcccctcaccgccgacgGCCTCCGGCCTCCACTGGCAACACGGCGGCGGCCCCGACAGCACGGCCTTCGTGCCGGACATCTGCTCCCCGGACAGCTtcccgaccgccgccgccgcaggagcAAAGCCCCAGAGGAATCGCTAG